In Dehalococcoidia bacterium, the DNA window AATCTCCCCGTGGGACATCCTGTGGGAGACCCCTCGCTCCGCTCGGGGTGACAATGGAGCCTTCGTACGGCCTTCCTGCCCCGTTTGCGAAAGTAGCAAGGCAGTTTTGGAAAGAGTGCATTAATCCATCAGGAGGAAGCGCCCATGACAACCGAGCAGCAGAAGAACGCGGGCTGGACGAAAATTGACGACAACATGTTGGCGAAGATGCGCTCTACGATCGGGCGCGAGGCTCGGTATAAGAACCCCTGGCATACAGCCGTTACGCTGGATAACCTCAAACACTTCGCATTTGGTATCGGCGACCCCAACCCGCTTTGGTGGCGGCTGGACTATGCGCGCAATACGCGCTACGGCACGTGCATCGCGTCTCCTACGTTCTTGTACAGCGCCAACTGCGGGCCATCATGGTACCCGGACGACCCCGGCAGCAAAGGACAGGGCCTGCCGGGCATTCACGGCCTGTGGGGAGGCGACACATGGGAGTGGTACCGTCCTCTCAAGCTTGGCGAACCGGTTGTCGCGATCACCAAACTCCTCGACGTCACTGAGCGCCCACACTCCGCCTATTCGACACGGGTTATCCTGGAGAACAAGGAAACACGCTTCGAGGCCGACAAGGGTGAAGTCGTGGCGAAGTACGTCAGCCATCTGTTCCGGTTCGAACGTGGCGCGCCCAAAGAGAAGAAGAAATACACTGAAATAGAGACTCCGCGCTATACAGAGGACCAATTACAGGAAGTGTGGGATGCGTACGCGCGCGAGGAAGTGCGCGGAGCGAAACCCCGGTACTGGGAGGACGTCCAGGTAGGTGACACCCTCGGGCCCATGGTAAAGGGTCCTCTGACGGTGACCTCCCTCGTCGCATGGTTCCAGGGTTGGGGAGGACACTTCTGCGTCACCGACAAGATCCGATGGGACTATTTTGTGAAGCATCCGAAAGCAGCCATCAAAGACCCCGTGTCCGGCATCCCTGACGTTCCCACGCGTGTGCACTGGGACCCGTGGTTTGCACGCGAGATCGGATTCGGCGTGGGCGGCTATGACGTCGGAGGGCAGCGCATCTCATGGGCACTCAATCTTGTCACGAACTGGATGGGAGACGATGGATTCATCAAGTGGGCGGACGTCCAGGTACGCCGCCCGAACTTCCTGGGCGACGTGCAGTGGTTCCGCGGCAAAGTCACGGCCAAACACGAGCGCAACGGCGAGCACCTGGTTGACGTAGAAGGATCAGCCGAGAGCCAGAGACACGAGACAACGACCACGTTGCGCTGCTCCGTGCTGCTGCCGTCCCGCGGCCAGTAGCCTTCGCCATGGTGGACTCTGATGCAAAGGGCCAGCGCATGAGCGACAAAATCCTTCCGCTTGACGAGGCGGTCCGGCGCCATGTCCGCCCGGGCATGACCCTGCACTTCGACATCGGGCCGAGGGCCGCGATACGGGCCGTGCTGCGCCAGTTCTGGGGGAAGAACCCTCAGTTCACACTTGCCCTGGTCGGAGTGGGCAGGGCGCACGCGGGGGATCTCATCCACGCGGGGCTGGCAAAGAGGGTCATAGCCGCATCATGCGTGGAGCACTTTCCACGCGCGGGCCCCATGAAAGTCATTCAAAGAGCATATGCGTCCAGGTCAGTCGAGTTCGAGCACTGGTCGGACTGCGCCATCATTCAGCGCTTCATGGCCGGAGCAATGGGCGTGGGATTTGTGCCCACCACCAGCATTCTGGGAAGCACCATGGAGAGCGCGAATGCCGCGGTCGGCGCATTCCGCGCGATGGACGACCCGTTCGGGAGCGGGCAGCGCATCGGCCTGGTGAAGGCACTCAATCCGGACATCTCATTCGTCCACGCGGTGGCGGCGGACCCGATGGGAAACGCCATCATCCTGGGAAGCGACGAGAACTTGTGGGGAGCAAAAGCCAGCGGGGGAGTTATTGTCTCGACGGAGAAGGTCGTTTCGACCGACTTCATCCGCTCGCATGCGTATTTGACGACCCTCCCGGCTTATATGACACGCGCCGTCTGTCCCACGCCTTTCGGAGCGCACCCGGGCCTTCTGAACAACTTCGGCTTCGACGAGTTCGATACCTATCTCCAGGACGACGATTTTCTCCGGATGTGCAGCGTGGCCGTGGAGTCGCCTGAGAAGCTCGACCAGCTCATTCATGAATGGGTCCTGTCGTGCGAAGACCATGAGGCCTACCTCCAAAAGCTGGGCGGCGAGCGCCTCAATCGTCTCAGAACACAGGCGGGCCTGCGACGCCAGGCCAGGGAAAAAGTCGAGTTGAGTTCTGCTGTCACACCGTCCGAGCCGACAAAAGACTACACGGACGCGGAAATGATGGTGGTTGCTTCCTGCCGCAAGATTGTGGAGACGATGACGCGCAAGGGCTTTGACCGTATCTTGCTGGGAGTCGGCGTTGGCCTGCTGGCAGGGGAGAGCGCGTACTTGACTCTCAAGGGCCAGGGCAAACTGGCGACGCTCATCACCGGCACGACTGGTCTCGGTCAGGAGCCCGTCGCACACCACGCGAGCCGCGTCGTGTCTGACTTCACGATGCTGCACAATACCGTGGAGGGCTATGCCGTCCACGTGGGCGGCCATACGAAAAGGTGCCTCGCAATCCTGGGCGCGGGCGAGATTGACCGGTACGGCAACATCAATACGTCTGAGATATCCGAGACCATGTTCCTGACGGGGTCCGGCGGCGGCAACGACGCATCATCGCAGGCGGCTGAGACGTTCGTCATAGGCCGGCAGTCAACGCGGCGCATGGTGGACAAGGTGCACTACGTCACCTCGTCGGGAGCGCGCGTGTCCACCTGTATTACGGACCTCGGCATCTTCGAGAAAGAGGTCAGGGATGGGGAGTTCCTGCTCACCGGCTACTACGCCCGCGATGGCCGTTCACAGGAGGACATCGTAAAAGATGTTCAAGCGCGGTGCGGGTGGCGGATCCGCGTATCGCCGCGGCTTGCTCCCGTGCCAGCCCCGAACTCTCAGGAGTTGGCGCTGGTGAGGGCGCTTGACCCCGACCGCTTGTATCTTCGCGAGTAGCGACGCACGGCGCCATATCCGGCCCACTCGTTGCCGGACACCCGCTTTGTCTGGCCGCCAAGTGCAACGTCGTGTTGCGGACATGGCGCACGACCACGAGTGCCATGCGGGCGCTTCTCTTCAGCGCGTATGTCCCGCTGGCCTTATCCCGTGTACTTGGGAGGCAACGCCGCAGGCCCGCGTTGGCGCGACGGCAGGCTGACCGTGGCGTGGCCCGGCGCGGTGATCTCGCCGCGCTGGTTATCCGCCCATATCTCCAGGTCCACCAGCCGCATGCCCTTGTCCTCGTACTTGCGCGTCACCTTGCCCTTGAGCCAATTGGTGTCGCCGACGACGTTGAACCGCCGTACCTCGGCGTAGAGCTTCCACAGGAATGCGTCGTCGCCCATCCAGTTCGTGACCAGGTTGAAGAGCCACCCCATGCGCTCAGGGCCGTAGTCGTACGCGCCCGCCACGCCGATCTCGCTGGCGCGGGTCTGCTCCATGTGCACCAGTTCCGGCACGTCAATCTGGCCCGTGGTGGAGTCCACCATGACAGAGCCCGGGTGGCGCGTGACGTACTTGTAGAAGATGCCGTGCGCCTTCATGAACGGCGAGCCGCCGCCCATAAGCCACGCGTACATGTCGCGCATGCTCAACGGCCCCTTGACGATAGGCTCCATCTCCTGGCCGACTTGCACGTCCTCCCAGTAGCGCGGCGTGGCGCCACGGGGCTTCTCCTCCACGGCGGCCTTGATGATGCGGGCCATCTCCGCTGGCGTGTAGGTGGCGGGCTTGATGGCCTTGTGCTTCTCCCGCCCGTGCTCGCCCGCGGCCTTCCGCTCCGCGCGCGCCGTCCACCCAATAGCTTTGGCGGGAACGTCGCCGGAGGGCGTCTTGAACAGGACCTGGGAGTACTGGAAGAAGATGCGCCCCGCGTGCGTGCTCTTCTTCTCCACGAAGTCCGTCATCTTGATGTAGGGCACCACCAACTCGTCGAGAAAGAGGGGCCGGTAGAACTCCCAGTCGCCGCCGGAGAACCAGCCGTGAATGCCCGGCAGGCCCACGCTGCGGCCGGCGGGGAACACACTGTAGTAGAAGCCTGCCGGAGCCATGATTCTGCCCCAGCGCGTTTTCTTGGCGTACGCCTCGTCGCGAAAGAGGGGATTGTCGTCGCCGATGCCGTCGCAGAAGTGACGGATGGTGTCGCGGGAGGCCTGCGTGTTGTAGAAGGGGTCCTTGGGCGTCCACTCCACGCCGATGCGCTTCCGCACATCCTGAAGCATCTGCTCGGTGATGACCGCATGCTGACCCTGCGCCATGTGTGCGCTCCTTTCCCAAAGCAACTGGCTCGCTCAATTCCGGGCGGGGCCCGCGATGCAGGCTTTCGCCCTCCGAGACTATACACCGGCGCTCGGCTCGCGCCAAGCCCCAGCGCGGTCGCGGCGCCTGGGCGGCCCGGCAGCGCTACGTCGCGCCGCCCCCGTCCGCGATGCGCACGGTCTGCGACCAGCTTAGCCCTCCCGACGTGGGGCAGCAGGCGCTGTGCGGGCCGGGCGCGCCGCCTGTCACGATGACGAGAATGTCGTCTGGGCCGCGCACGGGCGGCGCCCACGACCGCGTGTCCAGGTCCGGGAACTCGTCGGAGCGAAAGGCGCGCAGGGCGTCCATGTCAGGCTGCGTCAGGGACGACAGCGGCACTTGCAGGGCTTCGAAAAGGCGGCGCTGGAGGTCGGCGCGGCTGACGCCCGCCGCCTGGAGCGTCTTCGCCCACTGGAGGCACAGGAGCAGGACCATCTCGCCGCCGTAGTAGAGGTTAGCGGTGCTGCGGACGCTCATGCCCTGCGCCAGCGCCTTGACGATGTCGTCCGGAGTGACCGCCGCGCTCGATATGTCGAAGACACCGCGCACCAGCGCCACGGTGACCGCGCTCGCCTCCTTCGGCAGGCCGCGCGTGGTGTGCAGGCCCGGCCACGCGCTCTCCTCCTCGTTCTCGCCGAAGCAGAAGGCGTACTTGGCGGGGCTGCCCATCGCGGCCAGGTCCGTCACCTCGGGGATGCAGCCGCCGATGTTGGCGATGACGAAACGCAGCGCGCGCGCTATGGTCCCATTTGCGGCGCGCCCCGCGCCCAGCACGTTGTGGCGGCAGTTGACCTCCAGCGCCTTCCGCGCCGGCCCGTTGATGCAGACCATCGGCGCCTGCGGCCCCGTGCCCAGCAGCAGGCCGAAGGCGTTCATGCCGGGCTTCGAAAGCGCCTGCGCGGCGGCGATGAGGGCGGGCATCTCCCGCGGATGGCACCCCGCCATGACAGCGTTGGCCGCCACGCGCTCCACCGTGGCCTCGCCGAAGCGCGGCGGCACCAGCGCCACCACGTCGTCCGGCGCGCGGCGGCTTGCCACCACCATCGCGGCGACGCGCTCCGGCGTCGGCGGGAAGATGGGCAGGCCGTCGCTCCAGCGCCAACGCGCGGCGAACGTATTGATGCCGTCGTACCCGCCTCCGACGCGCACCGTGCCGGTGGGCATCGGCTGGCCGTGCGCGACCAGCCCGAAGTACGCCTCCGCCTGCGCGCGCGAGCAGTAGCGGCCCTGATAGGCCGCGTCCAGCGCCTCCGGAGCTTCGATGAGAGCAACCGCCAGGGCGTCGAGCCACTCGTTCGCCGACGGCGACGCGACGATGACGGGCAGGCCCGGCACACCCATGCTGGTGGCGACCACCTGGGCATGAAGGGGGGAATCCGCGGTGCACAGCACGACGGCGGGCACGCCCTCGCGCTCCAGGGAGGCGGCCTCGTAGCCCGCGTAGAGCGCGCTCGGACGGTGATCGCCGACGCCGAACACGACCGCCTGGCACTCGCGGCGGATACGCTTCTGCTGGGCGTCGTCGAGCGGCGCGGAGCCGTGGCGCTTGGGGACGACGGTGATGCGCGCGCCGAGGCCCTCCAAGTGGCGTCGCGCCGCGTCCAGGATGACCCTGGCGGCGGGGCGCTGGTTGTCCACAAGCGCGATGTGGGCGCCGCGGAGTTTGGCGGGCCGTCGCGACGGCGGGCGGCGCGTCAGCGGCAGCGGCGCGACGGGGCTGAGGATGTCCATGCGGACCTCCGAATCGTGGGGATGTCCGCACGAGTATAGCGAGGGTCGGCGAGCGCCGCCAGAGGCGCTACGACCATCCCCCTTGGGAGGACGCGCTCAATTGCCCGGACGCCTCACTATCCGAAGCCGGAATGACCATCCGGCCGATGGTATCCCTTTCTTGAGGACCAAACCGTCGACGTGATTGACATCAGCCGAAGCGGCTGGCGTCGGTGAGGAACGACTTGAGAATAGTTGGAATCGGTCTAGCCCCTTGGAACTGTTCTGAGGCCTGTTTCGCAGCCGCGTACTCGGAAAAAACCTCTCGGCCACGGTCAGTGACATATAGGACACCCTTCCTGTTCATCTTCGTCTCGACGAGTTTGGCACGTTCCAAGAACTGCACGAATGCCCGCGCTGTGGAAACATTTTGACGTGCCGCACCGCGTTGCTCCAGCCCCCGACGTTGCCGGATTGCTTGTTCTCCAAGCTTCTCGATGATCTTGTCTACGACCACAAACGATGGATAGTTGCAGATCACGAATATGTCAGGAATCGGATCCGTGGACGCACCTACGAAATTGAGGTATCCAAGCGCCCGTGCCCCCTGGAGGCGCACCCTTGACTTCAACCCGGCTCCTTCCAGATATATGGAAATGTCGGTAGGCGAAATCTGCGAAAAATCCGCCCCTGCAAGCTCTGCCCCACTAAACTCACAGTCAACAACCAACGCGTTGCGGAATGACGCCCTAGTAAGACTTGCGGCTGAGAAGTTCACGTTCTCAAGCGTGGCATTGCAGAACAACGCGTCGCCCAAGTCTGCTCCGCACAACTCAACGGCGGTCAGTTCCGCGCCAGAGAAATCAGCCCTGTTCAGATTCGGCGCGCTCGATTCGGAGGAGAGTCCTAACCTAGCCAGTCTCGTTGAGCGAAAGTCCGCAGGGGTTCCTGCCACTGTCCTGATCACTTGATTCAAGCCATTTGCGTTGTTTCCAAACAACGATACGAGACCATCCCACAAGAGTGTCAAATATTGGCCCCGGATCGCGGTATTGACCGGTTCTTTCCACGCACGGCTAAGGTTCCTCAGGAGATTCTGTCGAACCTCTAATTGTATTGACGCCGCGAACATCCGCATCGCGTCAGTAATGGGCACTTCGCTCGGTAGCATCTGCTGGGCTGCAAGTCCGTTTATAAGAAACTCAGCAGCTAGGTACTCCCGAAGGGAGTTGTGCGAGAAGCGCCATCCAATAGTGCCAACACCCCCGCGTGTGAGAGTAGCCGAACTACGAAGATCGGTGAACCGCTGGTCGAGAAGGCCCGGTCTGGAGTCTGCGGGGAGTCGGAGAAGCTCTTGGCGAAACTCCTGAGCGATAAGATCTCGGAATTGGTCCTCCGTCATGAAAGGCTGGTCTCGTTTCGCCAAGAGGACAGCAGCTTTGTGTAAGAAAGCGCGTCTCACATCTGGGCTGAGTTCGGGTGTGCGCTCGAAGTCGCGCAGCATCAGTTTGTCCACAATCAACTTGTAGATCTGCCACTCTGTCAAACTGTCAGTTTGCCTTGCACCAGGATCACGTTTTAGGGTTTCCACGACGTCAAGCAAGTACCCAACGATTACCGGTTTCCCTGACAGCGAAAGCACGTCTCCGCCGGACTGCACCGACCGGAAGACCCGACGGAGGAGACCGAGCACGACGGCCTGCCCGTCTGGGTCGTGATGCAGTACGCGAGAGACCAGTGCCTCGGTTTGCGTGGGAGTTAGGTCTCGGAGGACTCGCTCGAATCTGTCTATGAACTGGCTTAGCAGTTCATCAATCGTCTTTTCCCTTTCCAGAAACCGCTGTGCCTCCGTCTCTTGAAGGTAGCCGCCGAGCTTGAGCGAACGATAAAGCGTTTCGAATACCTGAAGTTCCTCTACCTCGGTGAAGTAGTTGGGCCTGCTGGTGATGATGCCTTTTGCGCCTCCAGCAGACAGTTCGGCTAGCGTTTCGAGGCAGGAACGACGCTCGCGTGCATGCAGGTACTGAGCCATTTCATCGTAGCCGTCTAGTATGAGAACGACTCGGCCATTACGAATTAGCGAGAGAACGAAATCAACAGAGATATGCCCTAGATTGTTATGATCGAGAAAGTGGTGCAGCAACCCCTTTGCATCAAACTGTCGACTGAAGTTTCGCAACTCGATTCGAATCGGCAGGGGTAGCACGGGATTGGTGCGATAGTCCGCCAGCCAACGCAACTGTAGGATTCTCGTCAGCGCTGTCTTGCCCGTCCCATACTCGCCAACGATAACGAGCCATCTACTTTTTGCATCGGTATCGTTCCTCCACGTCTGCAGGAACTCGGTGGCTACCACATGCCCAAACTTGTCGTCAAAAAACGGCTCTTCATACACACGCGCCAATTCTCTCAAGTCAGCAGCAACTGGGGAGTCGTTGAGGAACGACGAAATGTACGGATCAAACTTTTCGAACCGGCGAAAGAGGTCCTCATACGTGAGCGTTTCCACGCGAGCTATCTTTGCCCGTTCCTGTACTGGAAGAGAGAAACCCGAAGCAGAAACGATTACTCGTTTCGCCTCAGGATCAAGTTGGCTGATCATCGCGAGCTTGCCGATGTCTTTGCCGTACTTATCGTTGTCTACGTATTCGATCGTTGCTTCGATATAGATCGGCGACTGGAACGGATTACCGATGTGCCTTGCAACCAGATCAATCTCGGCGCCGTGGATCTGAACTGGGCCTTCGACCGAAAAGTTGTTTAGTTCAAGCAGCTTGCGAATGGCACGGGGCAATTCGTTGGCGGTAAAGCTGATCATCATCCCCTCCTGACCGGGATTGCCCGTATCAACTTCTGAAGGAGGAATGCCGGCTTTCACTGCAGTTACAGCGCATGATAGACTCCTTCCCTCGGCTCGTCAACGCCACCTTTTGGAACCCCATGAACCACCACCGGGCGTTCATCGAGAAGGGGACAGAGGGGATGAGGTCATCCTATCCACCATGACTGGTCTGCCGAGAGCGCCCGTAGTACACTGCGCATCAGCAAAAGCAAGAGACAATTGAACGTTGCGGGGGCGGCGAAACCCCCTCGACAGGTGAAAGGAGCAGGCGCATGGCGTACCAGAATGTGCTGTACGAGACGAAGGGCAAGATCGCGACGGTGACGCTGAACAATCCGGAGAGTCTGAACGCGCTCAGCGCGCCGCTGGTCACCGACATGGTGGCGGCGCTGAAGGAGGCGGAGCTCGACGACGAGGTGCATGTCATCATTCTAAAAGGCGCGGGCCGCGCGTTTTGCGCGGGCGGAAACGTGTCGCCGGCGAACCCGTCGCGGGCGAAGAACATGAGCGATATCGGCGCGGACCGCAATCGCATCAACCGCAGCGTCCGCAACTGGCTGGAGATATGGAATATCCAGAAGCCGGTCATCGCGCAGGTGCACGGGTACTGCATCACGGGCGGGACGGTGCTGGGCATCCTCGCGGACATCACGATTGTAGCGGAGGACGCGAAGATCAGCCCGACGCCCGTCGCGGGACCGCTGGGCGCGGGGCTGACGGCGGCGGCGTGGGCGTGGCGCGTCGGGCCGAAGAAGGCGGCGGAGCTGTGCTATCGCACCGGGACGATCATATCGGGTCGGGAGGCAGCGGAGATGGGCTGGGCGAACCGGGCCGTGCCCGCCGACAGGCTAGAGGCCGACGTCTGGACTCTGGCGACCGAGATAGCGCGGACACCAATGGAGCTGCTGGTCATGGAGAAGGCGGCGATCACACGAATGCAGGAGACGCTGGGACTGCGGGCGGCGCTGCTGTTTGGGGCGGAACTTGACGCGATCGCGCACTTCACGCATCCGACGCAGGCGTTCGTGGCGCGCACGCGGGAGGTCGGGCTGAAGCAGGCGTCGCAGGAGTGGAAACAGAAGAAGTAGAAGGAAGGTGCAGGGCCGCCCTGCGGCCCGCCAGAGGGTGCGGGAGGAGTCCTCCCACGTCCGACGCGTCCTCCAATCCCGCTGGCGTATCTCGAGAGTCCCAGGTCTCCCCTTGACATGATGGCGTACAGTCAAGAGAGCACGTTTTTCGCGGGCGGCGAGACTTTCTCTGAGGAGGGTAGTCAATGGCACGCAGCACCCTGGCGTCCAAGCGCGTGGAAGTGCCGGAGGACATGGAGGCCATCAGCGACTTCTACTATCAGAAGGGCTGGACCGACGGCCTTCCCATCATCTGCCCCACGGAGGAGCGCACGCTGCGCATGCTCCGCTACACCGACCGGGATTCCGCCAGTGTGGTGGCGCAGCTCGCACCGGTGTACGCCGAAGCCACCGTCGAGAAGATCGCGGTCAATGCGGTGATGGCCGGTTGCCTGCCGGAGCACATGCCCGTGCTCATCGCCGCAGTGGAGGCCCTGGGCGACAAGGTGTTCAACCTCTACGGCGTCCAGACGACGACGAACCCGGTGGCGCCTCTGCTTATCGTGAACGGGCCCATCGGCCAGGAGCTTGATATCAACAGCGGTGCAAGCTGCATGGGGCCGTCCAAGCGGGCGAACGCGGTCATCGGGCGGGCGGTGCGCCTTCTCCTGATTAACGTGGGCGGGGGACAGCCGGGCGCCGTGGACAAGGCGACGTTCGGGCAGCCCGCCAAGTTCACCTTCTGCATCGCGGAGAACGAGGAGGCCAGCCCCTGGGAGCCGCTGCACGTGGAGCGCGGGTACAAGCGGGAGGACAGCACGGTCACGATCTGCGGCGTCGCCAGCATGGTCAATGTGATTACCATGCCGGAGATGCTGACAAGCCCATCCCAGGGAGAGCAGATTCTGACCGTCCTCGCGGACAACATGTCCGGACTGGGCAGCAACAACTTTCGCAGCGGCATCGGCGAGCCGCTCGTCGCCTTCTCGCCGGAGACGGCGGCCACGCTGACAAAGGACGGCTTCTCGAAGCTGGACGCGAAGAAGTTCCTGTTCGAGGCGAGCAAGCGGACGACGGCGGACCTGCCGAGCTACGTCGCCACGCGGATGCGGTACCAGCGCAGGCACGCGAACACAGACGTGTTCTACATCACGGAGCGGCCGGAGGACATCATGCTCGTGGTGTGCGGAGGGCTGCTGGCGGCGCACACCGTCTTCATGCCCACTTTCGCCACGAGCCAGTCGGTGACGCGGCTCATCGCCAGGAAGGACGGGACGCCCATTCGCTCCGTGCAGGAACTAAGTCAGGGCTAGCGCTTAGCACCTATCCGGAAACCGGGGGTACTCATTCGCTCTCCCTTCGACGGGCTCTTCGTATGGTCCGAGCGAAGCATCGGACTCCGCAAGGCAGAGAGTCCGGTCCGCTGCAGCACGCAGTTCGGTCTGTCGGGCGAATCTTCTCCGGCATCCCACTTCATGCCATTGCATTTCCCTTAGCGTCAACCTTGACAGCGACCAACTCGAAGACTACCCAGACAATGTTAATCACAAGACCAACAATTAACCAGCCTAGGACAACTGCGATGAGCAACTGCACCGCACCTCTGGCGTAATAGCCAGCGTAGAAGTTGTGGATACCCAACCATCCAAGCAGGACCCCGAGGATGATGAACGTGCCACGACTCTTGACGGGATTGACGATCACAGGCGCGGGCTTGGTTTGAAGTTGCGACGTGACGCCGCTGTCGGAGATGACTGAGCCAGCCGCGTTCCCAACTCCCTTTACCGGACGACCGCAACCCGGGCAGGAGACCGCTTCAGGCGATACCTGCTTGCCACAGTCCGGGCAATCAATCAATGCCATCGTGGACACCTCCTTTGAGCGCCTTCGCCCGCCTAGCCGCGCGACTCCTTGAGCAGGCGCTCCCACCCGGCGGGCAGCTCTATCCGCTTGCTGACCGGCGGCCCCTGGATGTGGTTGTTCACGTAGCCCCTGGCCTGGTTCCTGTCGGGGTCGCCCGCCAGCACGATGCCGATCTCCTCCGAGTGCACGAACACGCGCACCTCGCGGTTGGGGTCGTCCGACTGCCAGTACTCCTTCGGCGTGGATCCCTCCTCCACCAGCCTGCGCAGGTTGAAGGCGGTCAGGCCCGCCTCGGAGGCGTACCGCTCCATCAGCCCGGCGG includes these proteins:
- a CDS encoding MaoC family dehydratase N-terminal domain-containing protein — protein: MTTEQQKNAGWTKIDDNMLAKMRSTIGREARYKNPWHTAVTLDNLKHFAFGIGDPNPLWWRLDYARNTRYGTCIASPTFLYSANCGPSWYPDDPGSKGQGLPGIHGLWGGDTWEWYRPLKLGEPVVAITKLLDVTERPHSAYSTRVILENKETRFEADKGEVVAKYVSHLFRFERGAPKEKKKYTEIETPRYTEDQLQEVWDAYAREEVRGAKPRYWEDVQVGDTLGPMVKGPLTVTSLVAWFQGWGGHFCVTDKIRWDYFVKHPKAAIKDPVSGIPDVPTRVHWDPWFAREIGFGVGGYDVGGQRISWALNLVTNWMGDDGFIKWADVQVRRPNFLGDVQWFRGKVTAKHERNGEHLVDVEGSAESQRHETTTTLRCSVLLPSRGQ
- a CDS encoding MaoC family dehydratase N-terminal domain-containing protein, encoding MAQGQHAVITEQMLQDVRKRIGVEWTPKDPFYNTQASRDTIRHFCDGIGDDNPLFRDEAYAKKTRWGRIMAPAGFYYSVFPAGRSVGLPGIHGWFSGGDWEFYRPLFLDELVVPYIKMTDFVEKKSTHAGRIFFQYSQVLFKTPSGDVPAKAIGWTARAERKAAGEHGREKHKAIKPATYTPAEMARIIKAAVEEKPRGATPRYWEDVQVGQEMEPIVKGPLSMRDMYAWLMGGGSPFMKAHGIFYKYVTRHPGSVMVDSTTGQIDVPELVHMEQTRASEIGVAGAYDYGPERMGWLFNLVTNWMGDDAFLWKLYAEVRRFNVVGDTNWLKGKVTRKYEDKGMRLVDLEIWADNQRGEITAPGHATVSLPSRQRGPAALPPKYTG
- a CDS encoding NACHT domain-containing protein; protein product: MKAGIPPSEVDTGNPGQEGMMISFTANELPRAIRKLLELNNFSVEGPVQIHGAEIDLVARHIGNPFQSPIYIEATIEYVDNDKYGKDIGKLAMISQLDPEAKRVIVSASGFSLPVQERAKIARVETLTYEDLFRRFEKFDPYISSFLNDSPVAADLRELARVYEEPFFDDKFGHVVATEFLQTWRNDTDAKSRWLVIVGEYGTGKTALTRILQLRWLADYRTNPVLPLPIRIELRNFSRQFDAKGLLHHFLDHNNLGHISVDFVLSLIRNGRVVLILDGYDEMAQYLHARERRSCLETLAELSAGGAKGIITSRPNYFTEVEELQVFETLYRSLKLGGYLQETEAQRFLEREKTIDELLSQFIDRFERVLRDLTPTQTEALVSRVLHHDPDGQAVVLGLLRRVFRSVQSGGDVLSLSGKPVIVGYLLDVVETLKRDPGARQTDSLTEWQIYKLIVDKLMLRDFERTPELSPDVRRAFLHKAAVLLAKRDQPFMTEDQFRDLIAQEFRQELLRLPADSRPGLLDQRFTDLRSSATLTRGGVGTIGWRFSHNSLREYLAAEFLINGLAAQQMLPSEVPITDAMRMFAASIQLEVRQNLLRNLSRAWKEPVNTAIRGQYLTLLWDGLVSLFGNNANGLNQVIRTVAGTPADFRSTRLARLGLSSESSAPNLNRADFSGAELTAVELCGADLGDALFCNATLENVNFSAASLTRASFRNALVVDCEFSGAELAGADFSQISPTDISIYLEGAGLKSRVRLQGARALGYLNFVGASTDPIPDIFVICNYPSFVVVDKIIEKLGEQAIRQRRGLEQRGAARQNVSTARAFVQFLERAKLVETKMNRKGVLYVTDRGREVFSEYAAAKQASEQFQGARPIPTILKSFLTDASRFG
- a CDS encoding enoyl-CoA hydratase-related protein, which translates into the protein MAYQNVLYETKGKIATVTLNNPESLNALSAPLVTDMVAALKEAELDDEVHVIILKGAGRAFCAGGNVSPANPSRAKNMSDIGADRNRINRSVRNWLEIWNIQKPVIAQVHGYCITGGTVLGILADITIVAEDAKISPTPVAGPLGAGLTAAAWAWRVGPKKAAELCYRTGTIISGREAAEMGWANRAVPADRLEADVWTLATEIARTPMELLVMEKAAITRMQETLGLRAALLFGAELDAIAHFTHPTQAFVARTREVGLKQASQEWKQKK
- a CDS encoding CoA-transferase codes for the protein MVDSDAKGQRMSDKILPLDEAVRRHVRPGMTLHFDIGPRAAIRAVLRQFWGKNPQFTLALVGVGRAHAGDLIHAGLAKRVIAASCVEHFPRAGPMKVIQRAYASRSVEFEHWSDCAIIQRFMAGAMGVGFVPTTSILGSTMESANAAVGAFRAMDDPFGSGQRIGLVKALNPDISFVHAVAADPMGNAIILGSDENLWGAKASGGVIVSTEKVVSTDFIRSHAYLTTLPAYMTRAVCPTPFGAHPGLLNNFGFDEFDTYLQDDDFLRMCSVAVESPEKLDQLIHEWVLSCEDHEAYLQKLGGERLNRLRTQAGLRRQAREKVELSSAVTPSEPTKDYTDAEMMVVASCRKIVETMTRKGFDRILLGVGVGLLAGESAYLTLKGQGKLATLITGTTGLGQEPVAHHASRVVSDFTMLHNTVEGYAVHVGGHTKRCLAILGAGEIDRYGNINTSEISETMFLTGSGGGNDASSQAAETFVIGRQSTRRMVDKVHYVTSSGARVSTCITDLGIFEKEVRDGEFLLTGYYARDGRSQEDIVKDVQARCGWRIRVSPRLAPVPAPNSQELALVRALDPDRLYLRE
- a CDS encoding TM2 domain-containing protein, translated to MALIDCPDCGKQVSPEAVSCPGCGRPVKGVGNAAGSVISDSGVTSQLQTKPAPVIVNPVKSRGTFIILGVLLGWLGIHNFYAGYYARGAVQLLIAVVLGWLIVGLVINIVWVVFELVAVKVDAKGNAMA